The Candidatus Binataceae bacterium genome contains the following window.
TGTCGCGCTGCCGTACATCATGGGCCACGAGAATGCGGGCTGGGTCGAGGAGGTGGGCAAGGGCGTCGAGAGTGTGAAGCAGGGCGACGCGGTTATTTGCCATCCTCTGGTAACTGGCGGTCATTCGCTCGCGGCGCGGCGCGGCAACGACATGCACGACGAGCAGAGTCTGTTCCCCGGGATCAACGCCAACGGCGGATACGCGGAGTATTTGAAAACCGCCGAGCGCGCGCTGGTCAAACTGCCGAGCGATCTCGCGCCCAAAGCTGTCGCGCCATATGCCGATGCGGGTCTGACCGCATACCGCGCCGCCAAGAAAGCCGCGCGCACGCTCGAGCCGGGTGACTATGCGGTCGTGCTTGGGGTCGGCGGCCTCGGTCATATCGGAATCCAGGTTCTGAAAGCATTGTGCGCCGCCGAGATAATCGCGGTTGATCGATCCGATCTCGCGCTGAGCCTGGCGCGCGAATGCGGGGCCGATCGCGTTGTCAAAGCTGACGGCAGCGAGGTCGAGGCGGTGCTGACTCTCACGCAGGGCAAGGGCGCGCAAGCGGTGATCGATTTTGTAGGCGAAGGCGATGCGGTCGCGCGCGGCCTCGCGATGACG
Protein-coding sequences here:
- a CDS encoding NAD(P)-dependent alcohol dehydrogenase, producing the protein MKAAVLHDYDPKVSRASFVSLETVADPKIEKPTDVIVRIGGAGVCRTDLHIIEGLWRERTNVALPYIMGHENAGWVEEVGKGVESVKQGDAVICHPLVTGGHSLAARRGNDMHDEQSLFPGINANGGYAEYLKTAERALVKLPSDLAPKAVAPYADAGLTAYRAAKKAARTLEPGDYAVVLGVGGLGHIGIQVLKALCAAEIIAVDRSDLALSLARECGADRVVKADGSEVEAVLTLTQGKGAQAVIDFVGEGDAVARGLAMTRTAGAYYLVGYGGKIEIPTMDLIVSEKSIIGNLVGNYAELFELMALAERGLVKLATKEYPLSAADGALHDLHAGKVKGRAVLVP